One genomic segment of Acinetobacter sp. C26M includes these proteins:
- a CDS encoding xanthine phosphoribosyltransferase — translation MYALEQKILNEGIVLSDQVLKVDAFLNHQIDPVLMQLIGKEFAARFKDAGITKIITIEASGIAPAIMAGLELGVPVIFARKYQSLTLKDDLYRSKVFSFTKQTESTIAISNKHISSSDKALVIDDFLANGQAALGLIDLIHQAKAEVVGVGIVIEKSFQPGRDVLLEKGYRVESLARVKSLEDGKVTFVTE, via the coding sequence GTTCTATCTGATCAGGTTTTGAAAGTTGATGCTTTCTTAAACCACCAAATCGATCCTGTGTTAATGCAGCTGATTGGTAAAGAATTTGCCGCTCGCTTTAAAGATGCTGGTATTACTAAAATTATTACCATCGAAGCTTCGGGTATTGCACCTGCAATCATGGCAGGTTTAGAACTTGGCGTTCCTGTTATTTTTGCGCGCAAATATCAGTCATTAACACTGAAAGACGATCTTTATCGTTCTAAAGTGTTCTCGTTTACCAAACAGACTGAAAGTACCATTGCGATTTCAAACAAGCACATTAGTTCAAGTGACAAAGCACTTGTAATTGATGACTTCTTGGCCAATGGTCAAGCTGCGTTAGGTCTAATTGACTTAATTCATCAAGCAAAAGCCGAAGTTGTCGGTGTTGGTATCGTGATTGAAAAATCATTCCAACCTGGCCGTGATGTATTGCTTGAGAAAGGCTACCGCGTTGAGTCGTTAGCGCGTGTTAAATCTTTAGAAGATGGCAAAGTTACTTTTGTTACTGAGTAA
- a CDS encoding YwqG family protein has protein sequence MNFKPETLPNSVQPYLEKISVTVLPTITMQLTPSDELTLWQSKIGGQPYLPLDATYPVDTDGNPLALLAQFNFAEIPSLPNFPDQGILQFYIAADDLYGMNFDDQQQQSGFKVLYFDQVLEDASQLKQDFSEVQLGEDDYLPFTGQYAIEFSRTSQPISLGDFAFAPKILGVDELYDFEDQFKGGDFEDDFIEPYDEVASASGHRLGGYPYFTQTDPRQYNEKVQDYILLFQLDTDDAENEIMWGDSGVGNFFIHPEDLKKRDFSKVLYNWDCC, from the coding sequence ATGAATTTTAAACCAGAGACATTGCCGAACAGTGTGCAGCCATATTTAGAAAAAATCTCGGTGACTGTTCTGCCAACCATCACCATGCAACTGACTCCCAGTGATGAATTAACTTTATGGCAAAGTAAAATTGGGGGACAACCTTACTTACCGCTAGATGCGACTTATCCAGTCGACACTGATGGCAATCCGTTAGCTTTGCTAGCACAGTTTAATTTTGCTGAAATTCCAAGTTTGCCCAATTTCCCGGATCAGGGGATTCTACAGTTCTATATCGCTGCCGATGATTTGTACGGGATGAACTTTGATGACCAACAGCAGCAATCGGGCTTTAAAGTGTTGTACTTTGATCAAGTGCTTGAAGATGCATCACAATTAAAACAGGACTTCTCTGAAGTTCAGTTAGGTGAAGATGATTATTTGCCATTTACGGGGCAATACGCGATTGAATTTAGTCGGACTTCTCAGCCAATTAGTCTTGGTGATTTTGCCTTTGCACCGAAGATTTTAGGTGTCGATGAACTGTATGATTTTGAAGATCAATTTAAAGGTGGTGATTTCGAAGATGATTTTATCGAGCCATATGATGAAGTGGCTTCCGCAAGTGGGCATCGTTTAGGGGGATACCCTTATTTTACTCAGACAGATCCACGTCAATATAATGAAAAGGTGCAGGATTATATTTTACTTTTTCAACTGGATACCGATGATGCTGAAAACGAGATTATGTGGGGCGATTCGGGAGTAGGAAATTTCTTTATTCACCCAGAGGATTTAAAGAAGCGAGACTTCTCTAAGGTGTTGTATAACTGGGACTGTTGTTAA
- the thyA gene encoding thymidylate synthase has translation MRTYLDLLQHILDNGGDKGDRTGTGTRSVFGHQMRFDLSKGFPLLTTKKVHFRSIAIELLWFLKGDTNVQYLKDNKVSIWDEWATAEQTARFGRPESELGPVYGHQWRNFGATKNEDGSYQQDGFDQIKWLINEIKTNPNSRRLIVSGWNPNEAGKVALPPCHTLFQFFVQDNKLSCQLYQRSADVFLGVPFNIASYALLTHMIAQVCGLGVGDFVWTGGDTHLYANHFEQAQLQLSREPLTLCQLKLNPEITDIFDFKFEDIEIVGYESHPAIKAPVAV, from the coding sequence ATGCGCACTTACTTAGACCTTTTACAACATATCCTCGACAATGGCGGCGACAAAGGCGACCGTACTGGCACAGGTACACGTTCAGTATTTGGTCATCAGATGCGCTTTGATCTTTCTAAAGGCTTTCCGCTGCTCACCACCAAGAAAGTCCATTTTCGCTCTATTGCCATAGAATTACTTTGGTTTCTTAAAGGTGATACCAACGTTCAATATCTCAAAGACAATAAAGTTTCGATTTGGGATGAGTGGGCAACCGCAGAACAAACAGCCCGTTTTGGCCGTCCTGAAAGTGAGCTTGGTCCAGTTTATGGTCATCAATGGCGTAACTTTGGCGCAACTAAAAATGAAGATGGTAGCTACCAACAGGATGGATTTGACCAGATCAAATGGTTGATCAATGAAATTAAAACCAATCCCAACTCACGTCGCTTGATTGTGTCAGGCTGGAACCCAAATGAAGCAGGTAAAGTGGCATTACCACCTTGCCATACCCTGTTCCAGTTTTTTGTACAAGACAACAAACTGTCATGCCAGTTATATCAACGCAGTGCCGATGTATTTTTGGGTGTACCTTTTAATATTGCGAGTTATGCCCTACTTACACACATGATTGCTCAGGTCTGTGGTTTAGGCGTAGGTGATTTTGTCTGGACAGGTGGAGATACGCATTTATATGCCAATCACTTTGAACAGGCGCAATTACAGCTTAGTCGTGAGCCGCTAACGTTGTGTCAATTAAAACTAAATCCTGAGATCACTGATATTTTCGACTTTAAATTTGAAGATATTGAAATTGTTGGGTATGAATCACACCCAGCAATCAAAGCACCTGTTGCAGTTTAA
- a CDS encoding dihydrofolate reductase: protein MAWQGTEVVHVVAMDKKHCIGKGNALPWHISADLKHFKAITQGGVVIMGRKTLESMGRTLPNRVNWVITRDPEWHFDGVKVALSIEDALNGALTDAQHAEKASLFIIGGGEIFTQTLAIADRLELTHVDLDVQGDAHYPKISADFRKIHSEQHTDEKSGVSFEFATYQK from the coding sequence ATGGCATGGCAAGGCACTGAAGTTGTCCACGTAGTTGCAATGGATAAAAAGCACTGTATCGGTAAAGGTAATGCGTTGCCGTGGCATATCTCTGCTGACCTGAAACATTTTAAAGCCATTACCCAAGGTGGTGTGGTGATTATGGGGCGTAAAACCCTTGAATCTATGGGACGTACCCTACCGAATCGTGTCAATTGGGTGATTACACGTGACCCTGAATGGCATTTTGACGGGGTTAAAGTCGCTCTCAGTATTGAAGATGCACTCAATGGTGCACTTACAGACGCACAACACGCCGAAAAAGCATCCTTATTTATTATTGGTGGTGGGGAGATTTTTACCCAAACGCTCGCTATTGCTGATCGCTTAGAACTAACTCACGTTGATCTCGATGTTCAAGGCGATGCGCATTACCCAAAAATCTCCGCTGACTTTCGCAAAATACACTCGGAACAACATACTGATGAGAAATCAGGGGTTAGTTTTGAGTTTGCGACCTACCAGAAATAA
- a CDS encoding DUF4105 domain-containing protein, producing MQNIGSREFFIALGIGLLHSLFALCVILSSIWLCLALWIQQPLGSFFSRAAIVLWILFALSLIGVYVSGHLFSRRTDIMIYCVAFACSLVWYFSLDARQDRDWNPEVAEQLHYEKNGDIVQLHNVRNFDWHADGSYDIHWEDRSIDLNKITGINVITSYWMGPQIAHTLVSFNFSDQKPLVFSIEIRKEKGEDFSAIGGFFRKYELSLVASDEKDLIYTRSNIRHEQVYLFPIRMPAPERKALFIEYLHKADELRAEAKWYNTLTSNCTTLVFDMVQAINPQRLPKDYRLLASGYLPNYLYDLKALNQNYSMKEWYRLAHINPRAEQYEQQPNQSSEYFSDVIRTGLPKTE from the coding sequence ATGCAGAATATTGGATCACGTGAGTTTTTCATCGCTTTAGGCATCGGGCTTTTACACAGTCTGTTTGCCTTGTGCGTGATCCTTTCAAGTATCTGGCTCTGTCTGGCTTTATGGATTCAGCAACCCTTAGGTAGTTTTTTTAGTCGTGCAGCCATTGTGCTATGGATCTTATTTGCACTCAGCTTAATTGGCGTCTATGTCAGTGGCCATCTTTTTAGCCGCCGCACAGATATCATGATTTACTGTGTTGCCTTTGCCTGCTCCTTAGTCTGGTATTTTTCCTTAGATGCAAGACAAGATCGAGATTGGAACCCAGAAGTTGCAGAACAGCTCCATTACGAAAAGAATGGGGATATTGTACAGCTACATAATGTACGGAATTTTGACTGGCATGCTGATGGAAGTTACGACATTCATTGGGAAGATCGCAGCATTGATCTCAATAAAATTACGGGCATCAATGTCATCACTTCTTATTGGATGGGCCCACAAATTGCGCATACGCTGGTCAGCTTCAATTTTTCAGATCAAAAGCCACTCGTATTCTCCATTGAAATTCGTAAGGAAAAAGGCGAAGATTTTTCTGCGATTGGTGGCTTTTTCCGTAAATACGAACTCAGTTTAGTCGCTTCAGATGAAAAAGATTTGATCTATACGCGCAGCAATATTCGTCATGAGCAAGTCTATTTATTCCCGATCAGAATGCCTGCACCTGAACGTAAAGCCCTATTTATTGAATATCTACACAAGGCTGATGAACTCCGTGCAGAAGCCAAATGGTACAACACGCTTACCAGTAACTGCACCACACTGGTCTTTGACATGGTTCAAGCGATTAATCCGCAACGTTTACCCAAAGATTACCGTTTATTGGCCTCAGGTTATTTACCCAATTACCTCTACGATTTGAAAGCGCTCAATCAAAATTACAGTATGAAAGAATGGTATCGCTTGGCACATATCAATCCACGTGCTGAGCAATATGAACAACAACCGAACCAAAGCAGTGAATATTTTTCGGATGTCATTCGTACAGGGCTTCCTAAAACTGAGTGA
- a CDS encoding META domain-containing protein — MLKPFLASCTLAVAVAMTGCATTESLQTSPNASQKESTGLYNRNWIATQINGVEIKSNDLSGKRPAIQFDAKGKRFFGADGCNQIQGSFESQGSVLRLGPIASTMMACIGKDNSALSRQYASALASTTSYELKGHELKLLDTSGKVVVSFVTVIQPLP, encoded by the coding sequence ATGTTAAAGCCTTTTTTAGCTTCTTGTACTTTGGCAGTTGCCGTAGCAATGACGGGTTGTGCAACCACAGAATCTCTCCAAACCTCACCGAATGCATCTCAGAAAGAAAGCACGGGGCTGTATAACCGCAACTGGATCGCAACACAGATCAATGGTGTGGAGATTAAAAGTAATGATCTTTCTGGCAAGCGCCCTGCGATTCAATTTGATGCGAAAGGCAAACGCTTCTTCGGTGCCGATGGTTGTAACCAGATTCAAGGCAGCTTTGAAAGCCAAGGCTCTGTCTTACGTTTAGGTCCAATTGCCTCAACAATGATGGCATGTATCGGTAAAGACAACAGCGCACTCTCTCGTCAATATGCAAGCGCATTGGCAAGCACAACCAGCTACGAACTTAAAGGCCATGAACTGAAGTTATTAGACACCTCTGGTAAAGTTGTAGTGAGTTTTGTGACTGTGATTCAACCACTTCCTTAA
- the msrA gene encoding peptide-methionine (S)-S-oxide reductase MsrA, translated as MQQALVGGGCFWCVEAVFLQLKGVEKVVSGYAGGISQNPTYEQVCQGNTQHAEVVLIDFDEQQISYTQLLNVFFTTHDPTTLNRQGNDIGTQYRSVIYYFNEDQKQQAEQIIHDLDDEGLNIVTELSPVPTFYPAEEYHQNFFARNPSQGYCNFSIPPKLSKLRAKYLDLLKTD; from the coding sequence ATGCAACAAGCACTCGTTGGTGGTGGATGTTTTTGGTGTGTAGAAGCGGTATTTCTACAGCTTAAAGGTGTAGAAAAAGTCGTTAGTGGTTATGCCGGTGGAATTAGCCAAAACCCAACCTATGAACAGGTATGCCAAGGTAATACTCAACACGCTGAAGTTGTCCTCATCGATTTTGATGAACAGCAGATCAGCTATACGCAATTGTTAAATGTGTTCTTTACCACGCATGATCCAACCACTTTAAATCGCCAAGGTAATGATATTGGCACGCAGTATCGCTCTGTTATTTATTATTTTAATGAAGATCAAAAGCAACAAGCAGAACAGATTATTCATGATCTGGACGATGAAGGTCTAAATATTGTGACTGAACTGAGTCCAGTACCCACCTTCTACCCTGCTGAGGAATATCATCAAAACTTCTTTGCACGCAATCCATCACAAGGTTACTGCAACTTTAGCATTCCTCCGAAGCTTTCTAAATTACGTGCTAAATATCTCGACCTCCTCAAAACAGACTAG
- a CDS encoding biopolymer transporter ExbD produces the protein MGFQLGEDHDSGMNEMNLIPLIDIMLVLMIIFLVTATVANPSIPLSLPKTTAEIVDPPPKAITISINDKGEVAWDAQIISLEELEKRFQEAGQAATKPTVQLRADKESRYDTVAQVMSRASEAGLSDIAFVSEN, from the coding sequence ATGGGCTTTCAATTGGGTGAAGACCACGACAGTGGCATGAATGAGATGAACCTCATTCCTCTGATCGACATTATGTTGGTATTGATGATTATCTTTTTAGTCACAGCAACGGTTGCTAACCCATCAATTCCATTAAGTTTACCAAAAACCACTGCTGAAATTGTAGATCCACCACCAAAAGCGATCACCATTAGTATTAATGACAAAGGTGAAGTGGCTTGGGATGCACAGATTATTAGCTTGGAAGAGCTAGAGAAGCGCTTCCAAGAGGCGGGACAGGCTGCGACTAAACCGACTGTACAGCTACGTGCAGATAAAGAATCAAGATACGACACGGTTGCACAAGTGATGTCTCGTGCCAGCGAAGCAGGCTTAAGTGATATTGCGTTTGTGAGTGAAAACTAA
- a CDS encoding MotA/TolQ/ExbB proton channel family protein: MNFSVYWQHADAVSKTLYFILLAMSIATWTIFILRLLGTRQLKQQAYTQLVQALAALKSKLQPLSFEQRKAVAEQALLRQISAEKSQAEKGVSVLGTIASLAPFVGLFGTVWGIFHALVAVGKSGQAGLAQVATPVGEALIMTGLGLAVAIPAVMAYNICVRFNRGLAHDLQDQAHSLLIDTMLQQDSAAKTETKATQQSLVGGQA; the protein is encoded by the coding sequence ATGAACTTTTCAGTTTATTGGCAACATGCAGATGCAGTAAGTAAAACACTGTATTTCATCCTTTTAGCAATGTCGATTGCGACGTGGACTATTTTCATTCTGCGCCTATTAGGAACACGCCAATTAAAACAACAAGCTTATACTCAACTTGTTCAAGCTTTGGCTGCACTTAAATCAAAGCTACAGCCTTTATCGTTTGAACAACGTAAAGCTGTCGCTGAGCAAGCATTGCTTCGCCAAATCTCTGCTGAAAAATCACAAGCAGAAAAAGGTGTATCCGTTCTTGGAACAATTGCTTCACTTGCACCGTTTGTGGGTTTATTCGGTACAGTATGGGGGATTTTCCACGCACTTGTAGCAGTAGGTAAAAGTGGTCAAGCTGGTTTAGCTCAAGTCGCAACCCCAGTGGGTGAGGCACTAATCATGACCGGTCTTGGTCTGGCAGTCGCGATTCCTGCGGTTATGGCGTATAACATCTGTGTACGTTTCAATCGTGGCTTGGCGCATGATTTACAAGATCAAGCACATAGCTTGTTAATCGATACCATGTTGCAGCAAGACAGCGCAGCAAAGACTGAAACTAAAGCGACTCAACAAAGTTTAGTTGGAGGTCAAGCTTAA
- a CDS encoding energy transducer TonB: MSQSPATFNTPHPMKKKIITALVAVVIGHVGVLWAVSHMKTIELRPIEKEPLKVKFVKIKEPPKPEPPKPKEQPKPEPKKEVKEVKVVEKPLPPPKKIEKVQQVKEAPKPVLQKTEQKIEPKVETKVVTTVTEKVVEKPQPVQEVTKPQPAADPSPKRVSIGGSGVQWSRSPKLSVTAKDLDNQTRSVMVLIEADEKGKITNARVTRSSGIPNLDEKVLRAVRSAKFKPYMENGVAYPIRAEQPFDLSP; encoded by the coding sequence ATGAGTCAATCTCCTGCCACATTCAATACGCCACACCCGATGAAAAAGAAAATCATCACTGCATTAGTTGCCGTTGTGATTGGACATGTAGGAGTTTTGTGGGCGGTTAGCCACATGAAAACGATTGAGTTAAGACCAATCGAAAAAGAACCGCTTAAGGTGAAGTTCGTTAAAATTAAAGAACCACCTAAACCAGAGCCACCTAAACCAAAAGAACAGCCGAAACCTGAACCTAAAAAAGAAGTGAAGGAAGTTAAAGTCGTTGAAAAACCTTTACCTCCACCGAAAAAGATTGAAAAGGTTCAACAGGTAAAAGAGGCACCAAAACCTGTTCTTCAAAAAACTGAACAAAAGATTGAACCTAAAGTTGAGACCAAAGTCGTTACTACAGTCACTGAAAAAGTGGTTGAAAAACCACAACCTGTTCAGGAAGTAACGAAACCTCAACCTGCTGCTGATCCATCACCAAAACGTGTATCGATTGGGGGTTCAGGGGTTCAGTGGAGTCGTTCACCGAAATTATCTGTTACAGCAAAAGATTTAGATAACCAAACACGCTCAGTGATGGTACTGATTGAAGCTGATGAGAAAGGTAAAATTACCAATGCACGTGTTACACGTAGTAGCGGCATACCGAATCTCGATGAAAAAGTTTTACGCGCTGTAAGAAGTGCGAAATTTAAACCGTATATGGAAAATGGTGTTGCTTACCCGATTCGAGCAGAGCAGCCGTTTGATCTTAGTCCTTAA
- the purU gene encoding formyltetrahydrofolate deformylase: MNTTTAHTARLLITCEDKPGIVQAVSSFLYHQGANITALDQYATEAQGGRYFMRVEFEIDHLQSRKEALMQTFAANVAERYEMQWKLTFVGELKKVGILVSKVDHALLELLWRHARGSLPCEITQVISNHPDLRESVENFGIPFHVVPVNKDNKVEAYAQIDEMMQGNDLLILARYMQILSEDFVAKWEMKIINIHHSFLPAFVGANPYKQAYEKGVKLIGATAHYVTADLDQGPIIEQDVERVSHDYNVEQLRELGEDVERNVLARAVKWHLEDRIIVDGNKTVVF, from the coding sequence ATGAACACGACTACAGCCCACACAGCGCGATTACTGATTACTTGTGAAGACAAGCCTGGGATCGTGCAAGCCGTATCGAGCTTTTTGTATCATCAGGGAGCAAACATTACCGCACTTGATCAGTACGCAACAGAAGCTCAGGGCGGGCGTTATTTCATGCGTGTTGAGTTTGAGATTGATCATTTGCAATCTCGTAAAGAAGCGCTGATGCAGACCTTTGCTGCCAATGTTGCTGAACGTTATGAGATGCAATGGAAGCTTACTTTTGTTGGTGAGTTGAAAAAGGTCGGTATTTTAGTTTCTAAAGTGGACCACGCTTTATTGGAATTGTTATGGCGTCATGCGCGTGGTTCATTGCCATGTGAAATTACCCAAGTTATCTCAAACCATCCAGATTTGCGTGAATCGGTTGAAAACTTTGGTATCCCATTCCATGTTGTTCCAGTCAATAAAGACAATAAAGTTGAGGCTTATGCTCAAATTGATGAAATGATGCAGGGCAATGATCTATTGATCTTGGCGCGTTATATGCAGATTTTGAGTGAAGACTTTGTTGCCAAGTGGGAAATGAAGATCATCAATATCCATCATTCTTTCCTGCCTGCTTTCGTTGGCGCAAATCCATATAAGCAAGCCTATGAGAAAGGGGTGAAACTGATTGGTGCAACAGCACACTATGTGACAGCTGATCTCGATCAAGGCCCAATCATTGAGCAAGATGTTGAACGTGTTAGCCATGATTATAATGTGGAACAGTTACGCGAGTTAGGCGAAGACGTTGAACGTAACGTATTGGCACGTGCAGTAAAATGGCATTTAGAAGACCGTATTATTGTTGATGGAAACAAAACAGTGGTGTTCTAA
- a CDS encoding TetR/AcrR family transcriptional regulator, translated as MSHAKPNKTKDRILQISLQLFNERGERSVTTNHIAAELGISPGNLYYHFRNKQEIIKELAQQYQAETLEMLALPTDRPLNANDKISYFQVLSNQLWAYRFIHRDVYHLVENNEDFRKIYPRFAGQVMQQGQKIYRAFVDAGLMKMTDSEIEALIINLWIVLTNWTNFLYMSGHISDNNRLEEKWVWQALRQMVFLEGPYLMGESRQTYEQLLKSLGPSDLFASLSNLKNDDE; from the coding sequence ATGTCGCACGCTAAACCGAATAAAACAAAAGATCGAATTCTGCAAATCAGTTTGCAGTTGTTTAATGAGCGTGGAGAGCGTTCGGTCACAACCAATCACATCGCGGCTGAACTCGGGATTAGCCCAGGCAACTTGTATTATCATTTCCGTAATAAACAGGAAATTATTAAAGAACTGGCACAGCAATATCAGGCAGAAACTTTGGAGATGTTGGCTTTGCCAACGGATCGTCCATTGAATGCAAATGATAAAATTAGCTATTTTCAAGTACTCAGCAATCAGTTGTGGGCATATCGTTTTATTCATCGCGATGTCTATCATCTAGTTGAAAATAATGAAGACTTTAGAAAAATTTATCCACGTTTTGCTGGACAGGTGATGCAGCAGGGGCAAAAAATCTATCGTGCCTTTGTAGATGCTGGCTTGATGAAAATGACCGATTCAGAGATTGAAGCCTTGATCATCAACTTGTGGATTGTGCTGACTAACTGGACCAATTTCTTATATATGTCAGGTCATATCAGCGATAACAATCGTCTGGAAGAAAAATGGGTTTGGCAAGCATTGCGCCAAATGGTGTTCCTAGAAGGTCCATATTTAATGGGTGAAAGTCGCCAAACCTATGAACAGTTACTGAAATCACTTGGACCATCAGACTTGTTCGCGAGTTTGTCTAATCTTAAAAATGATGACGAATAG
- a CDS encoding coniferyl aldehyde dehydrogenase, whose product MNSQTKTTAMTPHVDVKRLHDLLEQQKAAYQRHPVPSAKERIERLARLKNILIKYQDQFANAISQDYGNRAIMETKIGEVLTCLEHIKYYSKNLTEWMKPSKRHISMLHQPAKGWVEYQPLGVIGVIAPWNYPLLLSVGPLICALAAGNHTMIKISSASSNFGYVLENALSEAFPQELVAVVNGGGVISDAFSHLAFDKMIFTGSTSVGKTVMAAAAENLVPVILELGGKSPALVHSAMNIRDVAQRIAVGKLWNAGQTCVAPDYMFLPKGKTAEFTKHYNDFVTTMYPSLRDNNDYTSIVNDKQYNRLQGYLEDARDQGATIVELNAKHESLTEVRKIAPTLLTGVTTEMEIMKNEIFGPILPILEYDHIDDALQFINSRPRPLAFYYFDIDSARADYVAGRTHSGHFGINQVLTHVAQDDLPFGGIGASGMGKYHGKEGFFSFSHERSMMSNPVSPKLYSLKFILPPYNKATHKLLLKTLFR is encoded by the coding sequence ATGAACAGTCAAACAAAAACAACCGCTATGACACCTCATGTTGATGTGAAACGGCTACATGATTTGCTTGAGCAGCAAAAAGCAGCTTACCAGCGCCATCCTGTGCCAAGCGCCAAAGAACGTATTGAACGCTTAGCTCGACTTAAAAACATCTTGATAAAGTATCAAGATCAATTTGCTAACGCAATTAGTCAAGATTATGGCAACCGCGCCATTATGGAAACCAAAATTGGCGAAGTTCTGACTTGTCTAGAACATATCAAATACTATAGCAAGAACTTAACTGAATGGATGAAACCATCTAAACGCCATATCAGCATGTTACACCAACCAGCAAAAGGCTGGGTAGAATATCAACCATTAGGTGTAATCGGGGTGATTGCACCATGGAACTACCCTTTATTACTTTCAGTCGGCCCATTGATCTGTGCTTTGGCTGCAGGTAACCATACCATGATCAAAATTTCGAGTGCTTCTTCAAATTTTGGTTATGTGCTTGAAAATGCCCTTTCGGAAGCATTTCCACAAGAATTGGTTGCTGTCGTGAATGGTGGTGGCGTCATTTCAGATGCATTCAGTCATCTTGCTTTTGATAAAATGATCTTCACAGGCTCAACCTCTGTCGGTAAAACGGTGATGGCAGCGGCAGCAGAGAATCTCGTTCCAGTAATTTTAGAATTAGGTGGCAAATCGCCTGCGCTGGTTCATTCAGCCATGAATATTCGCGATGTGGCACAACGTATTGCCGTGGGTAAACTCTGGAATGCGGGGCAAACCTGTGTTGCGCCAGACTATATGTTCTTGCCTAAAGGTAAAACAGCCGAGTTCACCAAGCACTACAATGACTTTGTGACCACGATGTACCCAAGCTTGCGTGACAATAACGACTACACCTCTATTGTGAATGACAAGCAATACAACCGCCTACAAGGTTATTTAGAAGATGCTCGTGACCAAGGTGCCACGATTGTTGAATTGAATGCCAAACATGAGTCTTTAACTGAAGTTCGTAAGATTGCACCGACCCTATTAACGGGCGTGACCACTGAAATGGAAATTATGAAGAATGAGATCTTTGGTCCAATTTTGCCTATTTTAGAATACGATCATATCGACGATGCGCTGCAATTCATTAATAGTCGTCCACGTCCATTGGCTTTCTATTACTTCGATATCGATAGTGCACGTGCTGACTATGTCGCAGGACGTACCCATTCAGGGCACTTTGGTATCAATCAAGTGTTAACGCATGTGGCACAAGATGACCTACCATTTGGGGGCATTGGTGCATCGGGTATGGGCAAATATCATGGTAAAGAGGGCTTCTTTAGCTTCTCACATGAACGGTCAATGATGTCAAATCCTGTCAGCCCTAAACTTTACAGTTTAAAATTCATCCTACCGCCTTATAATAAAGCAACGCACAAACTGCTTTTAAAAACACTATTTCGTTAA
- the rpmB gene encoding 50S ribosomal protein L28: MSKVCQVTGKRPIVGNNVSHANNKTKRRFEPNLHHHRFWLESEKRFVRLRLTTKGMRIIDKLGIEKVVADLRAQGQKI; this comes from the coding sequence ATGTCTAAGGTTTGCCAAGTTACCGGCAAGCGTCCAATCGTTGGTAACAACGTATCGCACGCAAACAACAAAACCAAACGCCGGTTCGAGCCGAACCTGCACCACCACCGTTTTTGGTTAGAAAGCGAAAAGCGTTTTGTACGTCTTCGTCTAACTACTAAAGGTATGCGTATTATTGATAAATTGGGTATCGAGAAAGTTGTTGCTGATCTCCGTGCTCAAGGTCAAAAGATCTAA
- the rpmG gene encoding 50S ribosomal protein L33: MRDKIRLVSTAGTGYFYTTTKNKRTMPEKMEIKKFDPKIRQHVIFKEAKIK; the protein is encoded by the coding sequence ATGCGTGATAAGATTCGCCTCGTTTCTACAGCTGGTACTGGTTATTTCTATACCACTACTAAGAACAAACGTACTATGCCGGAAAAAATGGAAATCAAAAAATTTGATCCAAAAATCCGTCAACACGTAATCTTCAAAGAAGCTAAAATTAAATAA